A genomic segment from Nodularia sphaerocarpa UHCC 0038 encodes:
- a CDS encoding cation-translocating P-type ATPase, producing the protein MSANSLPEDTASWHSLEVNKALNLLDTNADSGLTTENVQERLQKYGDNELKESNGRSSWEILLDQFKNIMLLMLIAVALISGFLDFMAWQAGELKPGEVPFKDTIAIMAIVILNGILGYVQETRAEQALAALKKMTSPLVRVLRNSKLMEIAAKELVPGDVILLEAGMQIAADGRLIEQSNLQVRESALTGEAEAVSKQANLILPEETSLGDRLNLVFQGTEVVQGRAKVLVTNTGMQTELGKIATMLQSVENEPTPLQQRMTQLGNVLVTGSLVLVAIVVVGGIIQARGFGNFRELLEVSLSMAVAVVPEGLPAVITVTLALGTQRMVRHNALIRKLPAVETLGSVTTICSDKTGTLTQNKMVVQSVCANNHVFRVTGEGYNPIGDFLLDSQTIDVEDYPEISALLLASAVCNDAVLQKEKGEWAILGDPTEGALVTVAGKAGIEKDQWNSKLPRIAEFPFDSERKRMSVICQVEEVATGEASLRAVDPVIASFIQSQPYLMFTKGSPELTLARCTQIHLGNNFVPFTDEQRAQILAENDRMASLGLRVLGLAYKPMLEIPEEGSHEISEVNLIWLGLIGMLDAPRPEVKAAVEESRNAGIRPIMITGDHQLTARAIAIDLGIAQEGDRVLTGQELQQMSDQDLDQQVDLVSIYARVSPEHKLRIVQGLQRRGRCVAMTGDGVNDAPALKQADIGIAMGITGTDVSKEASDMVLLDDNFTTIVAATKEGRVVYTNIRRFIKYILGSNVGEVLTIAAAPLLGLGGVPLTPLQILWMNLVTDGLPALALAVEPPEADVMKRPPFSPHESIFARGLGSYIIRIGIIFAIISIILMLWAYNHCKIPVEGLDPERWKTMVFTSLCVAQMGHAIAIRSNNKLTIEMNPFSNMFVLGAVVVTTILQLMLIYVEPLRAFFGTHWLPPTELAICFGFSALMFVWIELEKLFFRFTGRRTV; encoded by the coding sequence ATGTCTGCTAATTCTTTGCCTGAAGATACTGCCAGTTGGCATAGTTTGGAAGTTAATAAAGCCCTAAACCTGCTTGATACCAATGCAGACAGTGGCTTAACAACCGAAAATGTGCAAGAACGTTTGCAAAAATACGGTGACAACGAACTCAAAGAAAGCAATGGTCGCAGTTCTTGGGAAATTCTGCTAGATCAGTTCAAGAACATTATGTTATTGATGCTGATTGCCGTAGCGTTGATTTCTGGGTTTTTAGACTTCATGGCTTGGCAAGCGGGAGAATTAAAGCCTGGGGAAGTGCCATTCAAAGATACGATCGCCATTATGGCTATTGTAATTCTCAATGGCATACTGGGCTATGTCCAAGAAACGCGTGCGGAACAAGCTTTAGCCGCGCTGAAAAAAATGACCTCTCCCTTGGTGCGAGTCCTGCGTAACAGCAAATTAATGGAGATAGCCGCCAAGGAACTTGTACCAGGAGATGTGATCTTACTAGAAGCGGGGATGCAGATAGCCGCAGATGGACGCTTGATTGAACAGTCTAATTTACAAGTGCGGGAATCGGCACTCACAGGTGAAGCTGAAGCTGTGAGCAAGCAGGCTAATTTAATCTTACCTGAAGAAACTTCATTGGGCGATCGCCTAAATTTAGTCTTTCAAGGTACGGAAGTCGTCCAGGGACGCGCCAAGGTGCTAGTAACTAACACTGGGATGCAAACGGAACTTGGTAAAATTGCTACCATGTTGCAGTCAGTGGAAAATGAGCCGACACCTTTGCAGCAGCGCATGACTCAGCTCGGTAACGTCCTCGTTACAGGTTCCTTAGTTCTCGTCGCCATTGTCGTCGTCGGTGGAATCATTCAAGCCAGAGGTTTTGGCAACTTCCGAGAACTTTTAGAAGTTTCCTTGAGTATGGCTGTGGCTGTAGTTCCAGAGGGTTTACCTGCTGTGATTACCGTGACTTTAGCACTGGGAACTCAGCGCATGGTTCGCCACAATGCCTTGATTCGCAAGCTACCAGCTGTAGAAACCTTGGGTTCTGTAACTACGATTTGTTCTGATAAAACTGGCACCTTGACCCAAAACAAAATGGTGGTGCAGTCAGTCTGTGCCAATAACCATGTTTTTCGGGTGACAGGCGAAGGTTATAATCCTATAGGGGATTTTCTGTTAGATAGTCAAACAATTGATGTTGAAGATTATCCCGAAATTTCCGCTTTGTTGCTAGCATCTGCCGTTTGTAATGATGCAGTGCTGCAAAAAGAAAAAGGCGAATGGGCAATTTTAGGAGACCCCACCGAAGGCGCTTTGGTGACAGTGGCGGGAAAAGCTGGTATTGAAAAAGATCAATGGAATAGCAAGTTACCCCGCATTGCTGAGTTTCCCTTTGACTCAGAACGCAAGCGGATGAGCGTAATTTGTCAGGTGGAAGAAGTAGCCACAGGTGAAGCATCTTTACGGGCTGTTGATCCTGTAATTGCTAGTTTTATCCAGTCCCAACCTTATTTAATGTTTACCAAAGGTTCGCCAGAGTTAACTTTGGCGCGTTGTACTCAAATTCATCTGGGTAATAACTTTGTTCCATTCACAGATGAACAACGCGCTCAAATTTTGGCAGAAAATGACCGCATGGCAAGTCTTGGTTTGCGGGTGCTAGGTTTGGCTTACAAACCAATGCTAGAAATCCCCGAAGAAGGGTCACATGAGATATCTGAGGTAAATTTAATTTGGTTGGGCTTAATAGGGATGCTGGATGCCCCTCGTCCAGAAGTTAAGGCAGCAGTAGAGGAGTCTCGGAATGCCGGCATTCGCCCCATTATGATTACAGGCGACCACCAGCTAACTGCACGAGCGATCGCCATTGATTTGGGAATCGCCCAAGAAGGTGATAGAGTCCTCACAGGTCAAGAATTGCAGCAGATGAGTGACCAGGACTTAGATCAGCAAGTTGACTTAGTGAGTATCTACGCCAGAGTCTCCCCAGAACACAAACTGCGAATTGTGCAAGGGTTACAACGTCGGGGTAGATGTGTCGCCATGACCGGCGATGGTGTCAACGACGCGCCAGCGCTTAAACAAGCTGATATCGGCATTGCAATGGGTATTACTGGTACTGATGTCAGTAAAGAAGCCAGTGATATGGTGCTACTCGATGACAACTTTACAACCATTGTCGCGGCGACGAAAGAAGGTAGGGTAGTTTATACGAATATTCGCCGCTTTATTAAATACATTCTCGGTAGTAACGTGGGCGAAGTTCTCACCATCGCCGCAGCACCACTGTTAGGACTGGGAGGCGTTCCCCTGACACCATTACAAATTCTCTGGATGAACTTGGTAACAGACGGTTTACCAGCTTTGGCTTTAGCTGTGGAACCACCGGAAGCAGATGTGATGAAGCGTCCGCCTTTTAGTCCCCACGAAAGTATTTTTGCTAGGGGGTTAGGTTCCTACATCATTCGGATAGGGATTATCTTTGCCATTATTAGCATTATTTTGATGCTATGGGCATACAATCATTGCAAGATACCAGTGGAAGGACTTGATCCCGAACGCTGGAAGACAATGGTATTTACTTCTTTGTGTGTAGCACAGATGGGTCATGCGATCGCCATTCGTTCTAATAACAAGCTAACTATAGAGATGAATCCCTTCTCTAATATGTTTGTGTTAGGGGCTGTAGTTGTCACCACGATTTTGCAGCTAATGCTAATTTACGTCGAACCCCTCCGCGCTTTCTTTGGAACTCATTGGCTACCTCCCACAGAGTTAGCTATTTGTTTTGGTTTCAGTGCTTTGATGTTTGTCTGGATTGAATTGGAAAAGCTTTTCTTCCGCTTTACAGGTAGAAGAACTGTTTGA
- the recF gene encoding DNA replication/repair protein RecF (All proteins in this family for which functions are known are DNA-binding proteins that assist the filamentation of RecA onto DNA for the initiation of recombination or recombinational repair.), which yields MYLKNLHLRQFRNYQNQKVEFTAAKTILVGNNAQGKSNLLEAVELLATLRSHRMGRDRDFIQEGQDIAQINATLERENGTSDLALTLRRNGRRSVGINGESVRRQMDFLGVLNAVQFSSLDLDLVRGGPDVRRNWLDTLLIQLEPVYAHILQQYNQVLRQRNAFLKKAQASASLSPRDAHLPSTEGINPLSTLAIWDAQLVTTGTKVIRRRDRAIQRLASIAAAWHSSISGSTEILQINYLPSVPLAETPPEEIQAAFLAKIQQRSAAELYRGTTLVGPHRDEVELMINQTPARQYGSQGQQRTLVLALKLAELELIEQVVQEPPLLLLDDVLAELDPFRQNQLLDAIQDRFQTLITTTHLSSFDAQWLNSSQILYVKSGEIVS from the coding sequence ATGTACCTAAAAAACCTACACCTGAGACAATTTCGGAATTACCAAAACCAGAAGGTTGAGTTTACTGCTGCTAAAACAATTTTGGTGGGTAATAATGCTCAGGGAAAATCTAATTTGTTGGAGGCGGTGGAGTTGCTGGCGACGTTGCGATCGCATCGGATGGGGCGCGATCGCGATTTTATTCAAGAAGGACAGGACATAGCTCAAATTAATGCTACCCTGGAGCGAGAAAATGGTACTAGTGATTTGGCTTTAACTCTGCGCCGCAATGGTCGCCGCAGCGTTGGGATTAATGGCGAATCTGTGCGCCGACAAATGGATTTTTTGGGTGTACTCAATGCTGTGCAGTTTTCTAGCTTGGATTTAGACTTGGTACGCGGTGGCCCTGATGTTCGTCGTAATTGGCTAGATACACTGTTAATTCAACTCGAACCGGTTTATGCTCACATTTTGCAGCAATACAACCAAGTATTACGCCAACGCAACGCTTTTTTAAAGAAAGCTCAGGCTTCGGCTTCCCTCAGTCCAAGAGACGCGCACCTCCCCAGTACAGAGGGAATTAATCCCCTCTCAACACTGGCTATCTGGGATGCTCAGTTAGTTACCACTGGTACAAAGGTAATTAGAAGACGCGATCGCGCAATTCAAAGACTAGCGAGCATCGCTGCTGCTTGGCACTCTAGTATTAGTGGTAGTACAGAAATTCTGCAAATCAATTATTTGCCTAGTGTGCCTTTAGCAGAAACCCCCCCAGAAGAGATACAGGCAGCTTTTTTAGCTAAAATTCAACAACGATCTGCGGCTGAACTCTATCGAGGTACTACCCTTGTTGGTCCTCATCGTGACGAAGTAGAATTAATGATTAATCAAACACCTGCTCGTCAATACGGTTCTCAAGGGCAACAACGAACTTTAGTATTAGCCCTTAAATTAGCCGAGCTAGAACTCATTGAACAAGTCGTCCAAGAACCACCCCTGCTCTTACTAGATGACGTTCTTGCTGAATTAGACCCATTTCGCCAAAATCAATTACTGGATGCCATTCAAGACCGTTTTCAAACTTTAATTACTACCACTCACCTCAGTTCTTTTGATGCCCAGTGGTTGAATTCCTCGCAAATTCTTTATGTGAAATCAGGGGAAATAGTATCTTGA
- a CDS encoding MgtC/SapB family protein, producing MLNTYYLTPDDSLNLIFRLGLAVLIGAIIGIERQLKHKPAGLRTHILVTFGSAVFIIIPLQTALSLTNPDALSRVIQGVATGVGFLGAGEIMRQSVQESQTIKIHGLTSAASIWVSAGLGIAAGCGLWQLGLIGAVFTFVVLHLFKKLE from the coding sequence TTGTTAAACACCTACTACCTTACACCGGATGATTCACTGAATCTCATATTTAGGCTAGGTCTCGCTGTGTTAATTGGGGCAATTATCGGCATAGAGCGCCAATTGAAGCATAAGCCAGCCGGTTTGAGAACTCATATCCTAGTAACTTTTGGCTCGGCAGTATTTATTATTATACCTCTACAAACAGCCTTATCACTGACGAATCCTGATGCACTTAGCCGGGTTATCCAAGGTGTTGCAACTGGCGTGGGATTTCTTGGGGCTGGAGAAATTATGCGCCAATCTGTTCAAGAATCACAGACAATTAAAATTCACGGACTGACATCAGCTGCATCTATTTGGGTTTCTGCTGGTTTAGGAATAGCTGCTGGGTGTGGTTTGTGGCAGTTAGGGTTAATTGGGGCTGTCTTCACTTTCGTAGTTCTTCACCTATTTAAAAAATTAGAATAA
- a CDS encoding putative PEP-binding protein, producing MDKLYWLDQIKLQDRAQVGDKAFHLSKIMQRGYPVVPGFVVSAEMLGQFLATLNSTSALVADLPDSSLHLDVANWRQLQQVAGRLRQEIITGTVPPQWVNKIFVAAREWQSGYLILRPSLALSAITPGVGNTSGLLDAIFCRCEPEAIASALKRAWSQLFRARSLLYWRRVGVNLQQINLALLVQPVENAIASGLLHAHSSGWTIEATKGLGVAISQGDVQPDVYYIQQETGVVLEQHLGNKMLAYGLDRELQPNGFDHTATVDSPKLVVTADNTDIVTYILEEAQQKQYALSEEYLQQVITLGNQLVSEIGNNFTIKWTISENNPDTNLYLTQVSSPQSAIPNLQQQYGNATPAMIKGLGASGGRVTARATVITDVHKKPEKIHKGVILVAVNIPPDWLPFLQEVAGIITVQGGLTSHAAILARELGIPAVVSALDATVVIQNGERLLVDGDRGEVYRIRGEKAAEEETQELNSPEPTIPPSPHPLVVSHLPIISTQLLVNLSQPRLIEPAQSLPVDGVGLLRSELMLLNILEGQHPQSWLLGGRQAELLEKWTEQIILFARAFAPRPVFYRSLDWRFASSSASLSHELPSSSHHQHSVQHSPLGERGTFSYVCNPAVFELELTALANVQKAGYSNINLLLPFVRSVAEFSFCRTKVEQAGLTQVPQFQLWMMAEVPSVLFLLPEYVKAGVAGISIGTNDLTQLLLGVDREQGQITRVLNERHPAVMGAIAQLIQMAKTAGIPCSICGQAPAIYPEIIDQLVEWGITSISVEPEAVDRTYRAIARAEQRLILAAARKQLQD from the coding sequence GTGGATAAACTCTACTGGCTTGACCAAATTAAACTGCAAGACCGCGCTCAGGTAGGTGACAAAGCATTCCACTTGAGTAAAATTATGCAGCGTGGCTATCCGGTAGTACCTGGTTTTGTAGTTTCAGCAGAAATGTTGGGACAATTTCTCGCAACTCTCAATAGTACATCCGCTTTAGTAGCAGATTTACCCGATTCTTCTTTGCACCTCGATGTCGCTAATTGGCGACAACTTCAGCAGGTAGCTGGCCGCTTGCGTCAGGAAATTATCACAGGGACAGTACCACCGCAGTGGGTGAATAAAATTTTCGTCGCAGCTAGAGAATGGCAAAGTGGTTATCTGATTTTGCGCCCCAGCTTGGCTTTATCGGCGATAACACCAGGGGTAGGAAATACATCTGGGTTGTTGGATGCGATTTTTTGTCGCTGCGAGCCAGAAGCGATCGCCTCAGCATTGAAACGCGCCTGGAGTCAGTTGTTTCGGGCTAGGAGTCTACTGTATTGGCGGCGAGTGGGAGTGAACCTGCAACAAATTAATTTAGCCCTGTTGGTACAACCTGTGGAGAATGCGATCGCTAGTGGTCTTCTTCATGCTCATTCTTCAGGGTGGACAATAGAAGCGACGAAGGGATTAGGGGTAGCCATTTCTCAAGGCGATGTCCAACCTGATGTCTATTACATCCAACAAGAAACAGGGGTAGTCCTAGAGCAACATCTAGGCAATAAAATGCTGGCTTATGGCTTAGACCGTGAGCTTCAGCCGAACGGTTTTGATCATACTGCAACTGTGGATTCACCCAAGTTAGTCGTCACAGCAGATAATACTGATATAGTGACTTATATACTTGAAGAAGCCCAACAAAAGCAATACGCTTTATCAGAAGAATATCTGCAACAAGTCATCACTCTGGGGAATCAACTTGTGAGTGAAATAGGTAACAATTTTACGATTAAATGGACTATCTCTGAGAACAACCCAGACACCAATCTCTACTTAACTCAAGTTAGTTCCCCTCAATCGGCAATTCCCAATTTACAACAACAGTATGGCAACGCCACCCCAGCTATGATCAAAGGTTTAGGGGCATCAGGGGGACGTGTGACAGCAAGAGCTACTGTCATTACCGATGTTCACAAGAAACCAGAAAAAATACACAAAGGAGTAATTTTAGTAGCAGTAAATATTCCCCCAGACTGGCTGCCTTTTTTACAAGAAGTAGCTGGTATTATCACGGTGCAGGGAGGATTAACTAGCCATGCGGCAATTCTGGCGCGGGAATTGGGTATCCCCGCAGTAGTTAGTGCCTTAGATGCTACCGTTGTGATTCAAAACGGCGAACGGTTGCTTGTGGATGGCGATAGGGGAGAGGTTTATCGGATCAGAGGAGAAAAAGCAGCAGAGGAAGAAACTCAAGAACTAAATTCCCCAGAGCCAACCATCCCCCCATCTCCCCATCCTCTTGTGGTTTCTCACTTACCTATTATTTCTACCCAGTTGCTCGTTAACCTGAGTCAGCCCAGATTAATAGAGCCAGCGCAAAGTTTACCAGTGGATGGAGTGGGATTGTTGCGCTCAGAATTAATGTTACTCAACATCCTCGAAGGTCAACATCCCCAAAGTTGGCTTTTAGGTGGTCGTCAAGCAGAATTGTTAGAAAAATGGACTGAGCAGATTATTCTGTTTGCTCGTGCTTTTGCGCCCCGACCAGTTTTTTATCGTTCTTTGGATTGGCGATTTGCTAGCAGCAGCGCTTCCCTATCCCATGAGTTACCATCATCGTCTCATCATCAACATTCTGTGCAGCATTCACCCCTGGGCGAGCGCGGTACATTCAGTTATGTATGCAATCCCGCCGTTTTTGAGTTGGAATTAACGGCTTTGGCAAATGTGCAGAAAGCTGGATACAGCAATATTAATTTATTATTGCCTTTTGTTCGCAGTGTGGCAGAGTTTTCTTTTTGTCGGACTAAGGTTGAGCAAGCTGGTTTAACTCAAGTACCGCAGTTTCAACTATGGATGATGGCGGAAGTACCAAGTGTGCTGTTTTTGCTACCAGAATATGTCAAAGCAGGTGTAGCGGGGATTTCTATTGGTACAAATGACCTTACCCAATTACTGTTAGGTGTAGATCGAGAACAAGGACAAATCACCAGAGTATTAAATGAACGTCATCCGGCGGTAATGGGTGCGATCGCTCAATTAATTCAGATGGCGAAAACTGCGGGGATACCTTGTTCAATCTGCGGTCAAGCACCAGCGATTTATCCAGAAATCATTGATCAATTGGTAGAATGGGGGATTACTTCTATTTCCGTGGAACCCGAAGCAGTGGACAGGACTTATAGAGCGATCGCTCGTGCTGAACAACGCCTCATTTTAGCAGCAGCTAGAAAGCAACTTCAAGATTAG
- a CDS encoding DUF1361 domain-containing protein has product MKEELISTFLQVLRFNMRWMTWNLFLAFIPLALSVWLFRIKRQRSGFWWLGFLVFFAFLPNAPYLLTDVIHFIEDIRRIQSVWMITLVLIPIYLVVILAGFQAYVISLINLGYYLHRIGKSQSILGAEMITHALCAVGIYWGRFLRFNSWDFVTQPDALLTTGIEELLGRQSLVIIALTFVVLLSLYWIMKRASLSFVMQPQHGTGIQGKRTHTDIS; this is encoded by the coding sequence ATGAAAGAGGAATTGATCTCTACATTTTTACAAGTCTTACGCTTTAATATGCGTTGGATGACTTGGAACTTATTTCTGGCTTTTATCCCTTTAGCTTTGAGTGTTTGGCTATTTCGCATTAAACGCCAACGTTCTGGGTTTTGGTGGCTAGGATTCCTAGTTTTCTTTGCATTCTTACCAAATGCGCCTTATTTATTGACTGATGTCATTCACTTTATAGAAGATATCCGTCGGATTCAATCTGTATGGATGATTACCTTAGTTCTAATTCCGATTTATCTGGTAGTAATTTTGGCTGGCTTTCAAGCTTATGTAATTTCCTTAATTAATTTAGGTTACTATTTACACCGCATCGGTAAAAGTCAATCGATTTTAGGGGCTGAAATGATTACCCATGCGCTTTGTGCGGTTGGTATTTACTGGGGTAGATTCTTACGTTTCAACAGTTGGGATTTCGTGACTCAACCTGATGCTTTACTAACCACAGGTATCGAGGAGTTGCTTGGTAGACAGTCTTTAGTAATTATTGCTCTCACCTTTGTGGTCTTGCTAAGTTTGTACTGGATTATGAAACGAGCGTCTTTAAGTTTTGTGATGCAGCCACAACATGGTACAGGTATTCAGGGAAAACGAACTCATACTGATATATCTTAA
- a CDS encoding ABC transporter ATP-binding protein yields the protein MTSKADPVINKRSPLQRLLNYGEKYRPQIYQATTYSIINTILDLAPPWLIGVAVDILVQEQDSFIGKFGITEVLWQFALLSLITVIVWIFESLSEYAYNRLWRNLAQNIQHNLRLDAYDHLQELESAYFEDSSTGGLMSILGDDINQLEDFLNGGANEIIQVTTSFIILIGGAFFILPLNITLAAMLPMPFILWGSLVYQKRLEPRYADVREKVSFLNSRLANNISGITTIKSFTAEKYESARLATESEAYKKSNAKAIKLSAAFVPVIRMLVLVGFTALLFLGGMAAYSGKISIGNYSVLLVLVQRLLWPLVFLGETFDRYQRAMASTKRVMDLLDTPIQIITGDMPLVVEEVQGEVEFKDITFAYGNSGTIIKDLSLHIPAGKTIAVVGSTGSGKSTLVKLLLRFYDVSHGSITIDGIDIQKFNLSDLRRSIGLVSQDVFLFHGTVAENIAYGTFDATDAAIIEAAKIAEAHDFILQLSQGYETIVGERGQKLSGGQRQRIAIARAVVKNPPILILDEATSAVDNETEAAIQRSLDKITVNRTTIAIAHRLSTIRHSHCIYVMHDGQILEQGQHEDLLELDGMYASLWRVQSGI from the coding sequence ATGACCTCAAAAGCTGATCCAGTAATAAATAAACGCTCTCCCCTCCAACGGTTACTTAACTATGGAGAAAAATATCGCCCACAAATTTATCAAGCCACAACCTATTCTATTATCAATACAATTTTAGATTTAGCACCACCTTGGCTAATTGGTGTCGCTGTAGATATCTTAGTCCAAGAGCAAGATTCTTTTATTGGCAAGTTCGGAATTACAGAAGTTTTATGGCAATTTGCTCTACTTTCACTAATTACCGTCATTGTTTGGATATTTGAATCACTTTCTGAGTATGCCTATAATAGACTTTGGCGAAACTTAGCCCAAAATATTCAACATAATTTACGCTTAGATGCCTACGATCATTTACAAGAATTAGAATCAGCTTATTTTGAAGATAGTAGTACAGGTGGTTTGATGTCTATTCTCGGTGATGATATCAACCAACTGGAAGATTTTTTAAATGGGGGAGCTAATGAAATTATCCAAGTCACCACCTCATTTATAATTTTAATCGGTGGTGCATTCTTCATTTTACCTCTCAACATCACCTTAGCAGCAATGCTACCAATGCCGTTTATTCTCTGGGGTTCATTAGTCTATCAAAAGCGTCTTGAACCTCGTTATGCTGATGTTAGGGAAAAGGTGAGTTTTCTAAATTCTCGGTTAGCTAATAATATTAGTGGTATTACCACAATTAAAAGTTTCACAGCCGAAAAATATGAAAGTGCCAGATTAGCAACAGAAAGCGAAGCTTATAAAAAAAGTAATGCCAAAGCAATTAAACTTTCTGCGGCTTTTGTGCCTGTAATTAGAATGTTGGTTTTAGTTGGGTTTACGGCTTTATTATTTCTGGGAGGTATGGCAGCATATTCTGGTAAGATATCTATTGGTAATTATAGTGTTTTATTAGTTTTAGTCCAAAGATTATTGTGGCCATTGGTATTTTTAGGAGAAACCTTTGACCGCTATCAACGGGCGATGGCTTCCACAAAACGAGTGATGGATTTGTTAGATACTCCCATCCAAATTATTACGGGAGATATGCCTTTAGTTGTTGAGGAAGTACAGGGAGAAGTTGAGTTTAAAGATATTACTTTTGCTTATGGAAACAGTGGAACCATAATTAAAGATTTATCTTTACATATTCCTGCGGGAAAAACTATTGCGGTTGTTGGTTCTACTGGTTCAGGTAAAAGCACTTTAGTTAAACTATTGTTGCGCTTTTATGATGTTTCTCATGGCTCAATTACCATTGATGGCATTGATATTCAAAAGTTTAATTTATCTGATTTGCGTCGCAGCATTGGTTTAGTGAGTCAAGATGTATTTTTATTTCATGGTACAGTGGCAGAAAATATTGCCTACGGGACTTTTGACGCTACTGATGCAGCAATTATTGAAGCAGCGAAAATTGCTGAGGCACATGATTTTATTTTGCAATTATCCCAAGGTTATGAGACGATAGTTGGGGAACGAGGACAAAAGTTATCTGGGGGACAACGCCAACGGATAGCTATAGCTAGAGCCGTGGTAAAAAATCCACCAATTTTAATTTTGGATGAGGCGACATCTGCGGTAGATAATGAGACGGAAGCGGCAATTCAACGCTCTTTAGATAAGATTACTGTGAATCGGACTACGATCGCGATCGCACATCGTCTTTCCACAATTCGCCATAGTCATTGTATTTATGTGATGCACGATGGTCAAATTCTGGAACAGGGTCAGCATGAAGACTTACTAGAGCTTGATGGGATGTATGCAAGTTTATGGCGTGTACAATCTGGAATTTAG
- a CDS encoding ABC transporter substrate-binding protein yields MTIRSGIRCLLLMVVIFGLITACSSYTVQNTVFPTEVASKDCRMVKHTMGKTCVPINPQRIVTFSLPTLGNVLTLGVKPLGSTYIDLLGENTYLEGKVDGIQSLGISSPNLEKILLLKPDIIIGWNAERPFYPLLSKIAPTVLFDFQADKNWRDLFDFVTQVLGKQEEAQQAWEHYNQRIAKLKTALGERYQNQEISLVFLAPGVIFSEGKNSFPDFILKDAGLQRPKSQDIIAPYTQIYFSIEELEKVDGDILFVGTLTDDDQKFLEELKQKPLWKNLRAVQQNHVYSIDYLTWRAGNLLAADAVIDDLFKYLVNTP; encoded by the coding sequence ATGACAATACGCTCTGGGATACGTTGTTTATTATTAATGGTTGTAATTTTTGGACTGATTACAGCTTGTAGCAGTTACACAGTTCAAAACACAGTTTTTCCTACTGAAGTGGCAAGTAAAGATTGCCGCATGGTTAAACACACAATGGGTAAAACTTGCGTTCCCATAAATCCCCAGCGTATTGTCACTTTTTCTTTACCGACTTTAGGTAATGTACTGACTCTGGGAGTTAAACCTCTGGGAAGTACCTATATTGATCTGCTCGGCGAAAATACATATCTAGAGGGTAAAGTAGATGGTATTCAGTCATTAGGAATTTCTTCACCTAATCTAGAAAAAATTTTACTGCTAAAACCGGATATTATTATAGGTTGGAATGCAGAAAGACCATTTTATCCATTACTTTCAAAAATTGCGCCTACTGTATTATTTGATTTCCAAGCAGATAAAAATTGGCGAGACTTATTTGATTTTGTTACTCAGGTTTTAGGAAAACAAGAGGAAGCACAGCAAGCTTGGGAACATTATAATCAAAGAATTGCAAAACTCAAAACAGCTTTAGGTGAACGATATCAAAATCAAGAAATTTCTCTTGTCTTTTTAGCACCTGGTGTAATATTCAGCGAAGGTAAAAACTCTTTCCCGGATTTTATTCTCAAAGATGCGGGATTACAACGTCCCAAATCACAAGATATTATCGCACCTTATACACAAATTTATTTTTCCATAGAAGAATTAGAGAAAGTAGACGGTGATATTTTGTTTGTGGGAACCTTAACTGATGATGACCAAAAATTTCTAGAAGAACTCAAGCAAAAACCACTGTGGAAAAATCTGCGAGCCGTTCAACAAAATCACGTTTACTCTATAGATTATCTAACTTGGCGAGCCGGAAATTTACTTGCGGCTGATGCAGTAATTGATGACTTATTTAAATATCTTGTCAACACGCCTTAA